From Motacilla alba alba isolate MOTALB_02 chromosome 9, Motacilla_alba_V1.0_pri, whole genome shotgun sequence, a single genomic window includes:
- the SMC4 gene encoding structural maintenance of chromosomes protein 4, translated as MEGEQPTGTVPGKSTKTSNAARGKGREPLEESSMDMEVENQGTREPDKEPPQAASDEVVDNRSLEEILGSIPPPPPPAMTSEPGAPRLMITHIVNQNFKSYAGEQTLGPFHKRFSCIIGPNGSGKSNIIDSLLFVFGYRAQKIRSKKLSVLIHNSDEHKDIPSCSVEVHFQKITDKEGDDYEVIPDSKFCVSRTAYRDNSSTYYINGKKKTFRDVGMLLRSHGIDLDHNRFLILQGEVEQIAMMKPKGQTEHDEGMLEYLEDLIGSARLKEPIQTLCRRVELLNERRGEKLNRVKLVEKEKDALEEDKNKAIEFLRLENQIFKEKNQICQYYIHDLKKRINDLEMQKEKISEETKSINEKSSKLAEETKTKNKALKELEKKSNKIAKFIEENKEKFTQLDLEDVKVREKLKHAKSKAKKLEKQFQKDKEKVEELKNIPSVSAKAIEDATAKKELLAKAKDKEEAKLRQVLFSLQEETKGIQKEKEGKEKELMEFSNEVTESRSNMEIAQAELDLYLTKYNSALAQLREAQEALESTSNTLKERKAAIKDIAEKLPQAEQQLREKENALEKLEREESGAKDLVRNLRQKVEEAKSSLAQSRSRGKVLEALLQQKKCGNIPGLYGRLGDLGAIDDKYDVAISSSCGSLDHIVVDTIDTAQACVNFLKAGGIGVATFIALDKMAVWEKKMQKIPTPENVPRLFDLIQVKDPKVRPVFYFALRDTLVAKNLEEATRIAFQKEKRWRVVTLQGQIIEVSGTMTGGGGKVMKGRMGSSVVMDISEEEISKMESQLQRDSKRAVQCEEEKSQLEEAIVKLQKDIRDMRNTSERYTASIQGFSEQEVDLKNQIKELEAKVAAAAPDKTKQKELEKVLDGYKKEYQRLAEKAAKMEEEVKRLHQLIMDTNNQKLKAQQDKIDEIDKEIDEYSSAITKAQVAARTADRNLKKSEEALQRTEQEMEENEKEMKKLTAEMTVLEEKATEVMNECKQAEEALPAVQEEQKNLLQEMATIRDAEHALQGEALSIKLKIEQIDSHISNHQGKVKYWQKEISKLSLHAIEGEAPEELRALSEEELEALPEPDVLSKRIALLEAQRHQLRPNLGAIAEYRSKEELYLKHVEELDNITSERDRFREAFEGLRKQRLNEFMAGFNVITNKLKENYQMLTLGGDAELELVDSLDPFSEGIMFSVRPPKKSWKKIFNLSGGEKTLSSLALVFALHHYKPTPLYFMDEIDAALDFKNVSIVAFYIYEQTKNAQFIIISLRNNMFEIADRLIGIYKTQNTTKSVATNPKILAVKGLEELGLSVCTAAQK; from the exons ATGGAAGGGGAGCAGCCGACAGGGACCGTGCCGGGCAAGAGCACCAAAACCTCCAATGCAGCCcgtgggaagggcagggagccCTTGGAGGAGTCCTCCATGGACATGGAAGTGGAAAACCAAGGCACCAGGGAGCCTGACAAAGAACCTCCCCAAG CAGCCTCAGATGAGGTGGTGGATAATCGAAGTTTAGAAGAGATTTTGGGTAGCATCCCTCCTCCCCCACCTCCAGCAATGACCAGTGAACCTGGTGCTCCTCGCCTCATGATCACTCACATTGTAAACCAGAACTTCAAATCCTATGCAGGGGAGCAAACTCTGGGACCTTTTCACAAG CGTTTCTCGTGCATTATCGGGCCAAACGGCAGCGGCAAATCCAATATCATCGATTCCCTGCTTTTTGTGTTCGGCTATCGAGCCCAAAAAATCCGATCCAAAAAGCTCTCGGTGCTGATCCACAATTCTGATGAGCACAAGGacatccccagctgctctgtggaagTTCACTTCCAAAAGATCACTGACAAG GAAGGAGACGATTACGAAGTCATTCCTGACAGCAAATTCTGTGTCTCTAGAACTGCCTATAGAGACAATTCCTCCACCTACTACATCAATGGCAAGAAAAAGACATTCAGAGATGTTGGGATGCTGCTCCGAAGCCACGGGATTGATCTGGATCATAACAGGTTCTTAATTTTACAG GGGGAGGTGGAGCAGATTGCCATGATGAAGCCCAAGGGGCAGACGGAGCACGACGAGGGCATGCTGGAGTACCTGGAGGATCTGATCGGCTCGGCGCGGCTCAAGGAGCCCATCCAGACGCTGTGCCGCAGGGTGGAGCTGCTCAACGAGCGCCGCGGGGAGAAG TTAAATAGAGTTAAACtggtggagaaagaaaaagatgccTTGGAAGAGGACAAGAATAAAGCCATTGAGTTCCTCCGCTTGGAAAACCAgatatttaaggaaaagaatCAGATCTGTCAATATTACAT CCATGACCTAAAGAAACGAATAAATGacctggaaatgcagaaggagaaaattagTGAAGAAACTAAAAGTATTAATGAGAAAAGCAGTAAACttgcagaggaaacaaaaaccaagaatAAAGCTTTGAAAGAACTTGAAAA aaaatcCAATAAAATTGCAAAGTTCATcgaggaaaataaagaaaaattcacTCAGTTGGATTTGGAGGATGTGAAAGTGAGGGAGAAACTCAAACACGCCAAGAGCAAGGCTAAAAAACTGGAGAAGCAGTTTCAAAAGGACAAGGAGAAG GTGGAGGAGCTGAAGAACATCCCCTCCGTGAGCGCCAAGGCCATCGAGGACGCCACGGCCaagaaggagctgctggcaaaGGCCAAGGACAAAGAGGAGGCCAAGCTCAGGCAGGTCCTGTTCAGCCTGCAGGAGGAGACCAAGGGaatccagaaggaaaaagag GGCAAGGAGAAGGAGCTGATGGAGTTCAGCAACGAGGTGACCGAGAGCCGCTCCAACATGGAGATAGCGCAGGCAGAGCTGGACCTCTACCTGACCAAGTACAActctgccctggcccagctcagggAGGCCCAGGAGGCCCTGGAGAGCACCTCCAACAccctgaaggaaaggaaagctgcCATCAAAGACATCGCTGAGAAACTaccccaggctgagcagcagctcagggag AAAGAGAATGCTCTGGAGAAGCTGGAAAGGGAGGAATCCGGGGCCAAGGATCTCGTGCGAAACCTGCGCCAAAAAGTGGAGGAAGCCAAAAGTTCTTTAGCACAGAGTCGCAGCCGAGGAAAAGTGCTcgaggctctgctccagcagaagaaaTGTGGGAATATTCCTGGCCTCTATGGAAGGCTG GGAGACCTGGGAGCCATCGATGACAAGTACGACGTGGCCATTTCCTCCTCGTGTGGATCCTTGGATCACATTGTTGTGGACACCATCGACACTGCCCAGGCCTGTGTGAACTTCCTGAAGGCTGGAGGGATTGGAGTTGCCACCTTTATAGCCCTGGACAAG ATGGCtgtgtgggaaaagaaaatgcagaaaatccCAACTCCTGAGAACGTGCCGCGGCTCTTTGACCTGATCCAGGTGAAGGACCCGAAGGTTCGCCCGGTGTTCTACTTCGCTCTCAGGGACACTCTGGTGGCCAAAAACCTGGAAGAAGCCACCAGAATAGCAttccaaaaggagaaaaggtggAGGGTGGTAACCCTGCAAGGACAAATCATCGAGGTGTCAG GAACCATGACGGGTGGGGGAGGAAAAGTCATGAAGGGCAGAATGGGCTCCTCAGTCGTGATGGATATCTCAGAAGAAGAG ATCAGCAAAATGGaatcccagctgcagagggattCCAAGAGAGCCGTGCAGTGCGAGGAGGAGAAATCCCAGCTCGAGGAAGCCATTGTTAAACTGCAGAAGGACATCCGGGACATGAGGAACACCTCGGAGAGGTACACAGCCAGTATCCAG GGATTTTCTGAGCAAGAAGTTGATCTCAAAAATCAAATCAAGGAACTCGAAGCCAAagtcgctgctgctgctccagacaaaaccaagcagaaggagctggaaaaaGTCCTTGATGGTTATAAAAAAG AGTATCAGCGCTTGGCTGAGAAGGCTGCCAAGATGGAGGAGGAAGTGAAACGGCTGCACCAGCTCATCATGGACACCAACAACCAGAAACTGAAGGCTCAGCAGGACAAAATCGATGAGATTGACAAGGAAATTGATGAATACTCCTCAGCCATCACCAAGGCCCAGGTGGCAGCCAGGACTGCAGACAG gaacCTGAAGAAATCCGAGGAGGCTCTGCAGCGCACGGAGCAGGAGATGgaggaaaatgagaaggaaatgaagaaattgaCAGCAGAGATGAcagtgctggaggagaaagCCACCGAGGTGATGAACGAGTGCAAGCAGGCTGAG GAAGCTttgccagcagtgcaggaggagcagaagaaTTTACTGCAGGAGATGGCAACAATTCGGGATGCTGAACACGCCCTTCAAGGTGAAGCTCTGAGCATCAAGCTGAAAATTGAACAAATTGACAGCCACATTTCCAACCACCAGGGAAAGGTTAAATACTGGCAGAAAGAG ATCTCCAAGCTGTCCCTGCACGCCATCGAGGGCGAGGCCCCCGAGGAGCTGCGGGCGCTGAgcgaggaggagctggaggcgCTGCCGGAGCCCGACGTGCTCAGCAAGAGAATCGCGCTGCTGGAGGCACAGCGCCACCAGCTGCGCCCCAACCTGGGCGCCATCGCCGAGTACCGGAGCAAG gaagagctgtaCCTGAAGCACGTGGAGGAACTGGACAACATCACCAGTGAGAGGGACAGATTCAGAGAGGCCTTTGAAGGGCTGAGGAAACAGAGGCTGAATGAATTCATGGCGGGATTTAATGTCATCACCAACAAGCTGAAGGAGAACTACCAGATGCTCACGCTgggaggggatgctgagctggaGCTCGTGGACAGTCTGGATCCCTTCTCAGAGGGAATCATGTTCAG TGTCCGGCCTCCCaagaaaagctggaagaaaatcTTCAACCTGTCGGGAGGAGAGAAGACCCTGAGCTCGCTGGCGCTGGTGTTTGCCCTGCACCACTACAAACCCACCCCGCTGTACTTCATGGACGAGATCGACGCCGCCCTCGACTTCAAGAACGTCTCCATCGTGGCATTTTACATCTAC GAACAAACCAAAAACGCCCAGTTCATCATCATCAGCCTGCGGAACAACATGTTTGAGATTGCAGACAGATTAATCGGGATTTATAAAACCCAGAACACCACCAAAAGTGTGGCCaccaaccccaaaatcctggcTGTGAAAGGACTGGAGGAACTTGGTCTCTCTGTGTGCACTGCAGCCCAGAAATAG